One window of Paralichthys olivaceus isolate ysfri-2021 chromosome 20, ASM2471397v2, whole genome shotgun sequence genomic DNA carries:
- the fhl3b gene encoding four and a half LIM domains protein 3b isoform X2: MSDRFDCKNCNESLYGRKYIQVEDNPHCVPCYDRLHAHTCQECKEIISHNAKELFYENRHYHEHCFRCFRCDRSLADEPFTCQEDALVCSDCFCNEFSSKCVACDKTVMPGSKMLEYGGSTWHEDCFVCHGCEKPIGAEAFIPDKNNYYCVPCYEGRLAPRCSHCNKALTKGGVTYKEQVWHKECFSCTGCKAPLAGQPFTSQGESPYCVKCFSSLYAKKCAGCNTAITGFGDGKYVSFEDRQWHQPCFKCSRCSVSLVGSGFFPDRGQILCADCNNDD; encoded by the exons ATGAGTGACCGCTTCGACTGCAAAAACTGCAACGAGTCCCTGTATGGACGTAAATACATCCAGGTGGAGGACAACCCACACTGCGTCCCCTGCTACGACCGCCTGCACGCCCACACCTGCCAGGAGTGTAAAGAAATCATCAGTCACAACGCCAAG gAGCTCTTCTATGAAAACAGACATTACCACGAGCACTGCTTTCGCTGTTTCCGCTGCGACCGCTCTCTGGCGGACGAGCCCTTCACCTGCCAGGAGGACGCGCTCGTGTGCAGCGACTGCTTCTGCAACGAGTTTTCCTCCAAGTGTGTGGCCTGCGACAAGACGGTCATGCCAG GCTCCAAGATGTTGGAGTACGGCGGCTCCACGTGGCACGAGGACTGTTTTGTGTGTCACGGCTGCGAGAAGCCGATCGGTGCCGAGGCTTTCATCCCAGACAAAAACAACTACTACTGTGTGCCGTGCTACGAGGGCAGGCTTGCTCCTCGGTGCAGCCACTGCAATAAG GCTCTCACCAAAGGAGGAGTGACCTACAAGGAGCAGGTTTGGCACAAAGAGTGTTTCTCCTGCACGGGCTGCAAAGCTCCGCTGGCTGGTCAACCCTTCACCTCGCAGGGAGAGAGTCCGTACTGTGTCAAGTGCTTCAGCAGCCTCTATGCCAAAAAGTGTGCCGGCTGCAACACGGCCATCACGG GGTTCGGGGATGGAAAGTACGTCTCCTTCGAGGACAGGCAGTGGCACCAGCCGTGCTTCAAGTGTTCGCGCTGCTCCGTGTCGCTGGTGGGCTCCGGCTTCTTCCCAGACCGTGGTCAGATTCTGTGTGCGGACTGCAACAACGACGACTGA
- the fhl3b gene encoding four and a half LIM domains protein 3b isoform X1 — MAVAMTGSLWLSSGSTPPRVSSASSETRASRGKLVGQKKETDIMSDRFDCKNCNESLYGRKYIQVEDNPHCVPCYDRLHAHTCQECKEIISHNAKELFYENRHYHEHCFRCFRCDRSLADEPFTCQEDALVCSDCFCNEFSSKCVACDKTVMPGSKMLEYGGSTWHEDCFVCHGCEKPIGAEAFIPDKNNYYCVPCYEGRLAPRCSHCNKALTKGGVTYKEQVWHKECFSCTGCKAPLAGQPFTSQGESPYCVKCFSSLYAKKCAGCNTAITGFGDGKYVSFEDRQWHQPCFKCSRCSVSLVGSGFFPDRGQILCADCNNDD, encoded by the exons ATGGCTGTGGCTATGACAGGGAGTCTTTGGCTATCATCAGGCTCGACACCACCGCGGGTCTCGTCTGCGTCCTCAGAGACGAGAGCTTCCAGAGGAAAG ttggTCGGCcagaaaaaagagacagacatcATGAGTGACCGCTTCGACTGCAAAAACTGCAACGAGTCCCTGTATGGACGTAAATACATCCAGGTGGAGGACAACCCACACTGCGTCCCCTGCTACGACCGCCTGCACGCCCACACCTGCCAGGAGTGTAAAGAAATCATCAGTCACAACGCCAAG gAGCTCTTCTATGAAAACAGACATTACCACGAGCACTGCTTTCGCTGTTTCCGCTGCGACCGCTCTCTGGCGGACGAGCCCTTCACCTGCCAGGAGGACGCGCTCGTGTGCAGCGACTGCTTCTGCAACGAGTTTTCCTCCAAGTGTGTGGCCTGCGACAAGACGGTCATGCCAG GCTCCAAGATGTTGGAGTACGGCGGCTCCACGTGGCACGAGGACTGTTTTGTGTGTCACGGCTGCGAGAAGCCGATCGGTGCCGAGGCTTTCATCCCAGACAAAAACAACTACTACTGTGTGCCGTGCTACGAGGGCAGGCTTGCTCCTCGGTGCAGCCACTGCAATAAG GCTCTCACCAAAGGAGGAGTGACCTACAAGGAGCAGGTTTGGCACAAAGAGTGTTTCTCCTGCACGGGCTGCAAAGCTCCGCTGGCTGGTCAACCCTTCACCTCGCAGGGAGAGAGTCCGTACTGTGTCAAGTGCTTCAGCAGCCTCTATGCCAAAAAGTGTGCCGGCTGCAACACGGCCATCACGG GGTTCGGGGATGGAAAGTACGTCTCCTTCGAGGACAGGCAGTGGCACCAGCCGTGCTTCAAGTGTTCGCGCTGCTCCGTGTCGCTGGTGGGCTCCGGCTTCTTCCCAGACCGTGGTCAGATTCTGTGTGCGGACTGCAACAACGACGACTGA
- the ppt1 gene encoding palmitoyl-protein thioesterase 1, whose translation MAAALLCVLLAGPVLLVAAGPVRDSINGTVPLVVWHGMGDSCCNPLSMGAIKKMVEVEIPGIYVLSLMIGKNVIEDTENGFFMDVNKQVSMVCEQLAQDPNLKGGYNAMGFSQGAQFLRAVAQRCPSPPMKNLISIGGQHQGVYGLPRCPGESSRICDMIRKALNSGAYSDLVQEHLVQAQYWHDPLNDDLYKKHSLFLADINQERVVNETYKKNLQRLEKFVMVKFLQDTVVDPVVSEWFGFLKTGQGKETETLQESVLYTEDRLGLAAMDKAGKLVFLATKGDHLQFTREWFDENLLPYLR comes from the exons ATGGCAGCAGCTCTCCTGTGTGTCCTCCTGGCTGGTCCAGTGCTGCTGGTTGCTGCCGGCCCAGTTCGTGACTCCATCAATGGGACCGTACCACTGGTAGTGTGGCATGGGATGG GTGACAGCTGCTGTAACCCTCTGAGCATGGGAGCGATAAAGAAGATGGTCGAGGTGGAGATCCCTGGCATTTACGTGCTCTCATTGATGATCGGGAAAAACGTCATAGAG GACACAGAAAATGGGTTTTTCATGGACGTGAACAAACAGGTGTCCATGGTGTGCGAGCAGCTCGCTCAGGACCCCAACCTGAAGGGAGGATACAATGCTATGGGCTTCTCCCAGGGGGCGCAATTTCT GAGGGCTGTGGCTCAGCGCTGCCCCTCTCCACCAATGAAAAACCTGATCTCCATCGGTGGTCAGCATCAAG GCGTGTACGGTCTGCCCAGGTGTCCCGGAGAGAGCTCTCGTATCTGTGACATGATCCGCAAAGCTCTGAACAGTGGCGCTTACTCCGACCTGGTTCAGGAACA CCTGGTGCAGGCGCAGTACTGGCACGACCCGCTAAATGACGACCTCTACAAGAAGCACAGCCTGTTCCTGGCCGACATCAATCAGGAgagg GTTGTAAACGAGACGTACAAGAAGAATCTTCAGCGGCTGGAAAAGTTTGTCATGGTGAAGTTCCTGCAGGACACTGTGGTGGATCCTGTCGTTTCTGAG TGGTTTGGTTTCCTGAAAACCGGGCAGGGCAAAGAGACGGAGACTCTACAGGAGAGCGTTCTCTACACGGAG GATCGTCTGGGGTTGGCGGCCATGGACAAAGCTGGGAAGCTGGTTTTTCTGGCAACTAAGGGAGATCACCTCCAGTTCACCAGAGAATGGTTCGACGAAAACCTGCTGCCTTACCTGCGCTAA
- the cap1 gene encoding adenylyl cyclase-associated protein 1 — MAELAGLVQRLEVAVGRLEAMSGPGDAAAGGAVSLYVEAFDEIINGPVAQYVSLSQKIGGDVLKHAEMMKKAFTSQRQLLVSASSSQKPSDTVLTTLLQPVSKAIQQVQGFREANRTSPHFNHLSAVSESAPALGWIAMAPKPGPYVKEMQDAAMFYTNRVLKDFKEKDKTHVEWVKIYVSIWTDLQNYIKKHHTTGLTWSKTGPVASASAAPPSAPAGGCPPPPPPGPPPPPMDLSGSSGGRGGNSGAVNHNALFESINKGSNITSGLKHVSDDQKTHKNPDLRGQTASVRAGPKPFISTPRPAPAAAPSRTLPPVLELDGKKWKVENHEGAQDLMISDTELKQVVYAFKCNKSTLQVKGKINSITLDNCKKSGLVFDDVVGIVDIINCKDVKIQVMGKVPTISINKTDGCQVYLSQDSLQCEIISAKSSEMNIMVPNKDGEYTELPVPEQFKTVWDGQKLVTTATEIAG, encoded by the exons ATGGCAGAGTTGGCAGGTCTGGTGCAGCGGCTGGAGGTGGCGGTGGGCCGCCTGGAGGCCATGTCGGGCCCTGGAGATGCGGCTGCAGGGGGAG CTGTATCACTGTACGTCGAGGCCTTTGACGAGATCATCAACGGTCCTGTGGCCCAGTACGTCTCCCTCAGCCAGAAGATAGGGGGCGATGTTCTGAAACAC GCAGAGATGATGAAGAAGGCGTTCACCAGCCAGAGACAGCTCCTCGTCTCTGCCTCGTCCTCCCAGAAGCCCTCTGAT acaGTTTTGACCACCCTCCTGCAGCCTGTGTCCAAAGCGATCCAGCAGGTGCAGGGGTTCCGCGAGGCAAACCGCACCTCACCGCACTTCAACCACCTCTCTGCCGTCAGCGAGAGCGCGCCTGCCCTTGGATGGATCGCCATG GCTCCTAAACCGGGCCCCTATGTTAAAGAGATGCAGGATGCCGCCATGTTCTACACCAACCGCGTGCTCAAAGACTTCAAGGAGAA GGACAAGACACATGTGGAGTGGGTGAAGATCTACGTCTCCATCTGGACTGATCTGCAAAACTACATCAAAAAGCACCACACCACAGGACTGACCTGGAGCAAGACC GGCCCCGTAGCTTCAGCCAGTGCAGCTCCTCCCAGTGCTCCCGCTGGTGGatgtcctccccctccccctcctggaccaccacctccacccatGGACTTGAGTGGATCCTCTGGCGGCCGTGGCGGCAATTCTGGGGCTGTTAATCACAACGCTTTGTTCGAATCCATCAACAAGGGATCCAACATCACCAGCG GCCTGAAGCATGTGAGTGACGACCAGAAGACCCACAAGAATCCTGACCTGAGGGGTCAGACCGCTTCAGTGCGTGCTGGACCCAAACCCTTCATTTCAACCCCCCGACCTGCTCCGGCTGCCGCCCCGTCCCGTACTCTGCCCCCCGTGTTGGAGCTGGATGGGAAGAAGTGGAAAGTG GAGAACCACGAGGGAGCACAGGACCTGATGATCAGTGACACTGAGCTGAAACAAGTGGTTTATGCTTTCAAGTGTAACAAGAGCACCCTGCAGGTCAAGGGCAAAATCAACTCCATCACCTTAG ACAATTGTAAGAAAAGTGGGCTGGTGTTTGATGACGTCGTCGGCATCGTAGACATCATCAACTGCAAAGACGTCAAGATCCAG GTCATGGGTAAGGTGCCGACCATCTCCATCAACAAGACGGACGGCTGCCAGGTTTACCTGAGCCAAGATTCCCTGCAGTGCGAGATCATCAGCGCCAAGAGCTCAGAGATGAACATCATGGTACCCAACAAAGACGGAGAATAT ACGGAGCTTCCTGTTCCCGAGCAGTTCAAGACCGTCTGGGACGGCCAGAAGCTCGTTACCACAGCAACAGAGATCGCCGGATAG